The following coding sequences lie in one Mucilaginibacter sp. KACC 22773 genomic window:
- a CDS encoding sugar MFS transporter — MTSITKPEISAQKKTIVSPVIIIGVLFFIFGFVTWLNSVLIPYLKIACQLNNRESYLVASAFYIAYLLMAKPSAWLLKIFGFKNGMAVGLIIIAVGALIFIPAALTRTYAIFLIGLFVQGSGLAVLQSASNPYITIIGPAESAAKRISVMGIFNKFAGVLAPIALGAVVLNNIDAFNANLAKLDIAQKTAELNELASRVILPYVLMVIVLAILAVLIYFSGLPEIDTDHEDETVAAANSGKTSITQFPHLILGVIALFFYVGAEVIAGDSIIGYGIAHNIPLSTAKYFASGTLICMVLGYIAGIVFIPRYISQQKALVYSAVLGVILTCLALFTPKYASISCIALLGLANSLMWPAIWPLALSGLGRFTKIGSSLLVMGIAGAAVFPPIYGLLVDKISAQTAYVILIPIYLFIFYFATVGYKKGKHVIAV; from the coding sequence ATGACATCCATTACCAAACCCGAAATATCGGCACAAAAGAAAACAATTGTAAGTCCGGTAATAATCATCGGCGTTCTATTCTTCATTTTCGGGTTTGTAACCTGGTTAAACTCGGTATTGATACCTTATTTAAAAATAGCCTGCCAGCTAAATAACCGCGAATCGTACCTTGTGGCAAGCGCATTTTATATTGCTTACCTGTTAATGGCAAAACCATCGGCATGGTTACTTAAAATATTTGGTTTTAAAAATGGTATGGCCGTAGGGCTTATCATTATAGCCGTGGGCGCACTTATTTTTATACCCGCTGCTTTAACCCGTACCTACGCCATCTTTTTAATTGGCTTGTTTGTACAAGGCAGCGGCCTTGCGGTTTTGCAATCGGCATCAAACCCTTACATTACTATAATCGGGCCGGCTGAAAGCGCCGCAAAGCGTATCAGCGTTATGGGTATATTTAACAAATTTGCCGGCGTATTGGCGCCAATAGCGCTTGGTGCAGTGGTTTTAAACAACATCGATGCTTTTAACGCCAACCTTGCCAAATTAGATATCGCCCAAAAAACAGCCGAACTGAACGAATTAGCATCAAGGGTAATATTGCCTTACGTATTAATGGTGATCGTATTAGCCATATTGGCGGTGCTTATTTATTTTTCGGGCCTGCCCGAAATTGATACCGATCACGAGGACGAAACTGTAGCTGCCGCAAATTCGGGCAAAACAAGTATTACGCAATTCCCGCATTTAATATTGGGAGTGATAGCCCTGTTTTTTTACGTGGGTGCCGAAGTTATAGCCGGCGACTCGATAATTGGTTACGGCATAGCACACAATATCCCGCTATCTACGGCTAAATATTTTGCATCGGGTACCCTAATTTGTATGGTACTGGGATATATCGCCGGCATCGTGTTTATTCCCCGTTATATTTCGCAGCAAAAAGCGCTGGTATATTCGGCAGTATTGGGAGTTATTTTAACTTGTTTAGCTTTATTTACACCCAAATACGCGTCTATTAGCTGCATCGCTTTATTAGGTTTGGCAAACTCATTAATGTGGCCTGCTATTTGGCCGCTGGCACTTTCAGGGTTAGGCCGCTTTACCAAAATTGGTTCCTCATTACTGGTAATGGGCATTGCAGGCGCAGCGGTATTCCCTCCTATTTACGGTTTACTGGTTGATAAAATATCGGCCCAAACAGCTTATGTAATCCTAATCCCTATTTACCTGTTCATCTTTTATTTTGCAACAGTTGGGTATAAAAAGGGTAAACATGTGATAGCGGTATAG
- a CDS encoding relaxase/mobilization nuclease domain-containing protein, whose protein sequence is MVAKIKSGKSLIGALHYNENKVKAGKAKLIATNGYVKSHEKLSFYDKLFRLKDLAGRNFRTKTNTVHLSLNFDVSEQIDDDKLTAIADVYMKKIGFEWQPYLIYKHFDAGHPHIHIITTNIEADGSRISLHNIGRLVSEPARKEIELEFGLIQADSKKDLNKQIERALVKPLVYGSTDTKRAMTNIVNEVIQQYKFTSLPEFNAILKLYNIEADRGTKESVMFDKAGLRYWALDNHGIRVGVPIKASAIYRKPTLKLLEDQFRLGEYLRKPFKDKVKSRIDSAISKASTKDKFIDELKRRGIKGMFRENAEGRIYGVTYVDLENKVVFNGSDLGKNYSAGSTINMIQNNDEATSQYYGSIGDQEKDLQIENSLDSNSKFSRSILDELLSPTDLSGSENLFERRKKKKRRKLNL, encoded by the coding sequence ATGGTCGCAAAAATTAAAAGTGGAAAGAGCCTGATCGGCGCTTTGCACTATAATGAAAATAAGGTCAAAGCCGGAAAAGCAAAGTTAATTGCCACGAACGGCTACGTTAAAAGTCACGAAAAGTTATCATTTTATGATAAACTTTTCCGGCTTAAAGACCTGGCCGGAAGGAATTTCCGGACTAAAACAAATACGGTCCATCTTTCACTAAACTTTGATGTAAGCGAGCAAATTGATGATGATAAATTGACAGCCATCGCCGATGTATACATGAAAAAGATCGGGTTTGAATGGCAGCCCTATTTGATCTATAAACATTTCGATGCCGGTCATCCGCACATACATATTATTACGACAAACATTGAAGCCGATGGAAGCCGCATCAGTCTGCATAATATCGGCCGCTTAGTTTCAGAACCTGCAAGAAAGGAAATCGAGTTAGAATTTGGATTGATCCAGGCCGACTCCAAAAAAGACCTTAATAAGCAAATCGAACGCGCTCTGGTAAAACCATTAGTATATGGTTCAACTGATACCAAACGAGCTATGACAAATATTGTGAACGAAGTAATTCAACAATACAAATTCACGAGCCTCCCCGAGTTTAATGCCATATTGAAACTATACAATATAGAAGCCGACCGAGGAACCAAAGAATCTGTCATGTTTGATAAAGCGGGGCTGCGTTATTGGGCTTTAGATAACCATGGAATAAGGGTCGGTGTGCCAATTAAGGCAAGTGCAATTTATAGGAAACCAACGCTTAAATTATTGGAAGACCAGTTCCGGTTAGGAGAATACTTAAGAAAGCCCTTTAAAGATAAGGTCAAGTCCAGAATTGACAGTGCCATTTCGAAGGCATCCACTAAAGATAAGTTCATTGATGAATTGAAACGGCGCGGTATTAAAGGTATGTTCCGCGAAAATGCAGAAGGCAGGATTTACGGTGTGACCTATGTTGACCTTGAAAACAAGGTCGTTTTTAACGGCAGTGATCTTGGAAAGAATTACAGTGCCGGTTCTACTATTAACATGATACAAAATAACGACGAAGCAACCAGCCAGTATTATGGAAGCATAGGCGATCAAGAAAAAGATCTACAAATTGAAAATTCTCTTGATTCAAATAGCAAATTCTCACGATCAATTTTGGATGAGCTGCTTAGCCCAACGGATCTATCTGGTAGCGAAAACCTTTTCGAACGCCGGAAAAAGAAAAAACGCAGGAAGTTGAACCTTTAA
- the murB gene encoding UDP-N-acetylmuramate dehydrogenase: MLQIQENVSLKNFNTFGIDAQASYFVEIAHEDDLVELFADPQWQQTERLVLGGGSNLLLVTNFDGLVIRMNIRGIEHRISHNDVFVEAGGGEVWNDLVNFCVAREYAGIENLSLIPGSVGASPIQNIGAYGVELKDAFVSCRAFEIATGTFKTFSKADCKFGYRESVFKSELKGKYIIVSVKFHLSLIPNINTQYGAIGQELASRGITSPTIKDVSQVVSHIRVSKLPDPTTIGNAGSFFKNPVISQHEFEAVYTKFPDVVNYPAADGQVKLAAGWLIEQCGWKGKTVGHTGTWKNQALVLVNHGGATGTEVYNFSSQIIDSVYAKFGVMLQREVNIIS, from the coding sequence ATGCTGCAAATACAGGAAAACGTATCACTTAAAAACTTTAATACTTTCGGCATAGATGCCCAGGCGAGTTATTTTGTGGAAATAGCCCATGAGGATGACCTGGTTGAACTATTTGCCGACCCGCAATGGCAACAAACCGAGCGGTTGGTTTTAGGTGGAGGTAGCAATTTGTTATTGGTTACCAATTTTGATGGCCTGGTTATCCGTATGAATATCAGAGGCATTGAACACCGCATTAGCCATAACGATGTATTTGTAGAGGCCGGCGGCGGCGAGGTATGGAACGATTTGGTAAACTTTTGCGTTGCCCGTGAATATGCCGGGATTGAAAACCTGAGCCTGATTCCGGGCTCGGTAGGGGCATCACCCATTCAAAACATTGGTGCCTACGGTGTAGAGCTTAAGGACGCGTTTGTAAGCTGCCGAGCTTTTGAAATTGCCACCGGTACGTTTAAAACGTTTAGCAAAGCCGATTGTAAATTTGGCTACCGGGAAAGTGTTTTTAAAAGCGAGCTGAAGGGCAAATATATCATTGTATCGGTTAAATTCCATTTATCGCTTATCCCCAACATCAATACCCAGTACGGTGCAATAGGGCAGGAACTGGCCAGCCGCGGCATTACATCGCCTACTATAAAAGATGTATCGCAGGTAGTTTCACATATCAGGGTATCTAAACTGCCCGATCCTACCACCATAGGCAATGCCGGTAGTTTTTTTAAAAACCCGGTAATTAGTCAGCACGAATTTGAAGCTGTATACACTAAGTTTCCCGATGTGGTTAATTACCCGGCTGCCGACGGGCAGGTGAAATTGGCTGCCGGATGGCTTATTGAACAATGCGGCTGGAAAGGAAAAACCGTTGGCCACACGGGAACGTGGAAGAACCAGGCGCTGGTATTGGTGAACCACGGAGGTGCCACCGGAACGGAAGTTTACAACTTTTCGTCGCAAATTATAGACAGTGTGTACGCTAAATTTGGCGTTATGCTACAACGCGAGGTGAATATTATTAGTTAA
- a CDS encoding plasmid mobilization protein: protein MEAGNENRSKWIKVRLKPSEEEQLNKSFKKTTFQNLSEFGRAMILGKPVTVIHRDKSMDEILEELALLRRELNAIGNNLNQAVRNINSAHGFPDTRLWMNLLTIINGKLEPSISEIKERMSKYSDLWSQKLKVERA, encoded by the coding sequence ATGGAAGCAGGTAATGAAAATCGTTCAAAGTGGATCAAGGTTCGGCTGAAACCAAGTGAAGAAGAACAGCTAAATAAAAGCTTTAAAAAAACCACCTTTCAAAACTTAAGTGAGTTCGGCAGAGCGATGATCCTGGGTAAGCCGGTAACTGTAATTCACCGGGACAAATCAATGGATGAAATATTGGAGGAGCTGGCTTTGCTAAGACGTGAATTAAACGCTATCGGCAACAATTTAAACCAGGCTGTCCGGAATATTAATAGTGCACATGGTTTCCCCGATACACGATTATGGATGAATTTATTAACGATAATTAACGGAAAACTGGAACCATCAATCAGCGAAATCAAAGAACGTATGTCTAAATATTCTGATCTATGGTCGCAAAAATTAAAAGTGGAAAGAGCCTGA
- a CDS encoding cytochrome b5 domain-containing protein, with protein MTDLPEYTKSQLALRNGQDKPRIWVAYKGIIYDVTESRLWRNGKHYEHWAGQDLTPELVDAPHTETVFEKFEKVGRLSAGPPTP; from the coding sequence ATGACCGATCTGCCTGAATACACCAAATCGCAACTGGCCCTGCGCAACGGGCAGGATAAGCCCCGGATTTGGGTGGCTTATAAAGGTATTATATATGATGTAACCGAAAGCCGCCTATGGCGTAATGGCAAACACTATGAGCATTGGGCCGGCCAGGATTTGACCCCCGAGCTTGTTGATGCCCCGCATACCGAAACGGTGTTTGAAAAGTTTGAGAAAGTGGGCAGGCTAAGCGCAGGCCCCCCAACCCCCTGA
- a CDS encoding ParA family protein gives MAKIITLAHQKGGVGKSTLALNLALCFKDQLRVALIDSDLQGSIYHLKEDFPELDILAPEKISEIPTLDYDLIIVDTPPYLSNRLNELFSYSDYVLVPTKAGFFDVMAIKSTLALVKFSQAQNQRLKAGIVLNMLKPRSGITAEVVELIQTLGTPLLNTRVFDRVSLARSSMTAGILKSNDQKAIEEVTFLAEEIVDLISV, from the coding sequence ATGGCAAAGATCATCACATTAGCGCACCAGAAAGGCGGAGTTGGCAAAAGCACCCTGGCGCTTAACCTGGCTTTATGCTTTAAAGATCAGTTAAGAGTTGCTTTAATCGACTCGGATTTACAGGGGAGTATTTATCATTTAAAGGAGGATTTTCCAGAACTTGATATTTTGGCTCCTGAAAAGATCAGTGAGATTCCAACATTGGATTATGACCTGATTATCGTCGATACGCCCCCCTATTTATCAAATCGGTTGAACGAATTGTTCAGTTATTCAGATTACGTTTTGGTTCCAACAAAAGCTGGCTTTTTTGATGTTATGGCCATCAAGTCTACTTTGGCACTTGTTAAATTTTCCCAGGCTCAAAATCAGCGGTTGAAGGCTGGAATTGTCTTAAATATGCTTAAACCCCGGTCAGGGATAACAGCAGAGGTTGTTGAGCTAATCCAGACCCTTGGTACGCCTCTTTTAAACACTCGGGTATTTGACCGTGTAAGTCTCGCGAGATCGTCAATGACTGCCGGAATTTTAAAAAGCAATGATCAAAAGGCAATTGAGGAGGTTACGTTTCTCGCGGAAGAGATTGTTGACCTGATCAGTGTATAA
- a CDS encoding helix-turn-helix domain-containing protein → MEILTFDQLPKAVGELLEKVSKIEDILSHNHPNDADTDADSLFSIKQASIFLNLSISTIYGKVCRREIPVSKQGKKLYFNKTELLDWIKSGRKRTLAEVADSVQLTPSRRAQR, encoded by the coding sequence ATGGAAATATTAACTTTTGATCAATTACCTAAAGCGGTGGGCGAGCTTTTAGAGAAAGTATCTAAAATAGAAGATATACTCAGTCATAATCATCCAAATGATGCTGACACCGATGCTGACAGCCTATTCTCAATCAAGCAAGCATCTATATTTCTAAACTTGTCGATTTCAACCATTTACGGAAAAGTGTGCCGACGGGAAATTCCGGTAAGTAAACAAGGGAAGAAACTGTATTTCAATAAAACCGAATTACTTGATTGGATAAAATCAGGCCGGAAGAGAACGCTGGCTGAAGTTGCTGATTCGGTACAATTAACTCCATCAAGGCGTGCTCAACGATAA
- a CDS encoding glycosyltransferase, which translates to MKILIVNNTRIPAPKYGGTERVIWWLGKELKRLGHVVTYLVAPGSTCPFAKVLVYDPAVDINLQVPDDVDVVHFHFQVNGFSKKPYLINVHDNPGFGQALNQNSVFVSANQASRYSGEAFVHHGLDPDDYHKPDLSKKRTLVHFLAKAAWKVKNVKGAIDVATQSGNKLIVLGGTRLNLKMGLRFTPNLNVRFKGMVNNDAKAAVLNTSKALLFPVLWHEPFGLAIIESLYFGCPVLGTPYGSLPELVPAEVGLLSDSKSDLVNALKAINQFSNQHCYEYAMDNFMVHTMVQKYLKLYERVLNGEQLNLGLPTLQVANTVKYLPWSD; encoded by the coding sequence ATGAAGATATTAATAGTAAACAACACTCGCATCCCGGCGCCTAAATATGGCGGTACCGAACGTGTTATCTGGTGGCTGGGTAAAGAGCTAAAACGATTAGGCCATGTGGTTACATACCTTGTTGCGCCTGGTTCAACCTGCCCCTTTGCCAAAGTATTGGTTTATGACCCGGCGGTTGACATTAACCTGCAGGTACCCGATGATGTAGATGTGGTACACTTTCACTTCCAGGTAAATGGATTTAGCAAAAAACCTTATTTGATTAACGTACATGATAATCCGGGCTTTGGCCAGGCTTTAAATCAAAATTCGGTATTTGTATCTGCCAACCAGGCATCGCGCTACAGCGGCGAAGCTTTTGTACACCACGGCCTCGACCCGGACGATTACCACAAGCCCGATCTATCGAAAAAACGGACACTTGTCCATTTCCTGGCCAAAGCCGCCTGGAAGGTTAAAAACGTAAAGGGCGCTATTGATGTAGCCACCCAAAGCGGCAATAAGCTGATTGTATTGGGCGGCACACGCCTCAATTTAAAAATGGGGCTGCGGTTTACACCAAACTTAAATGTAAGGTTTAAGGGCATGGTTAATAACGATGCAAAGGCCGCCGTGTTGAATACTTCCAAAGCATTGTTGTTCCCGGTATTATGGCACGAGCCTTTTGGGTTGGCTATTATTGAAAGCCTGTATTTTGGCTGCCCGGTATTAGGTACGCCCTACGGATCGCTGCCCGAACTGGTGCCGGCAGAAGTGGGGTTATTAAGCGATAGTAAATCGGACCTGGTGAACGCACTTAAGGCGATAAATCAATTTAGCAACCAGCACTGTTACGAATATGCCATGGATAACTTTATGGTACATACCATGGTACAAAAATATCTTAAGTTGTATGAGCGTGTATTAAATGGCGAACAATTGAATTTGGGATTACCAACATTACAGGTTGCCAACACGGTGAAGTATTTGCCCTGGAGTGATTAG
- a CDS encoding PfkB family carbohydrate kinase, whose product MSLLVIGTVAFDAIETPFGKTDKIVGGSATFASLGASYFFDDINIVAVVGDDFPQSEIEDLNKHNVDTEGLQIKQGEKSFFWSGRYHNDMNSRDTLVTELNVLADFDPIIPESYQDCEYLMLGNLSPQVQQSVIERLKNRPKLIVMDTMNFWMDIALDELLKTLKLVDVLTINDAEARQLSGEFSLVKAARKILTMGPQYLIIKKGEHGALLFHEDKIFSAPALPLEEVFDPTGAGDTFAGGFIGYMAKAGTVSFESMKNAIIYGSALASFCVEKFGSERLRNLTQEEIAARIAQFVGLAKFEI is encoded by the coding sequence ATGAGTTTGTTAGTTATTGGTACTGTGGCATTTGACGCAATTGAGACCCCCTTCGGGAAGACGGATAAAATCGTCGGCGGGTCGGCAACCTTCGCAAGTTTGGGCGCTTCTTACTTTTTTGACGATATAAATATCGTTGCCGTGGTGGGCGATGACTTCCCACAAAGCGAGATTGAAGACCTCAACAAACACAATGTAGATACCGAAGGGCTGCAAATTAAACAGGGCGAGAAATCGTTTTTTTGGAGTGGCAGGTACCATAACGATATGAACAGTCGTGATACATTGGTTACTGAGCTAAACGTTTTGGCCGATTTCGATCCGATAATTCCCGAATCGTACCAGGACTGCGAATACCTCATGCTGGGCAATTTATCACCACAGGTTCAGCAAAGCGTTATCGAACGTCTTAAAAACCGCCCCAAACTCATTGTAATGGATACCATGAACTTTTGGATGGATATTGCCCTGGATGAATTGCTGAAAACTTTGAAGCTGGTAGATGTACTAACCATCAACGATGCCGAAGCACGCCAGTTATCAGGCGAATTTTCGCTGGTAAAGGCTGCCCGTAAAATTTTAACAATGGGGCCGCAATATCTTATTATTAAAAAAGGCGAGCACGGTGCCTTACTTTTCCATGAGGATAAAATATTTAGCGCCCCTGCCCTTCCCTTAGAGGAGGTTTTTGACCCCACAGGCGCAGGCGACACGTTTGCCGGCGGGTTTATCGGCTATATGGCCAAAGCGGGCACCGTGAGCTTCGAAAGCATGAAAAACGCCATCATCTATGGCTCGGCCCTGGCGTCATTCTGCGTGGAGAAGTTTGGATCTGAAAGATTAAGAAACCTGACACAGGAAGAAATTGCTGCCCGCATAGCCCAATTTGTGGGATTGGCCAAGTTTGAGATATAA
- a CDS encoding lycopene cyclase domain-containing protein: MRYTYLIINILTVFFPFVLSFDKKVYFYKSWKYIWPGMATTGLFFLFWDVLFTMKGVWSFNPQYITGVTMWGLPFEEVLFFLTVPFACIFIYACLNYYIKWQIDMRLTGIISSLVIMLSVLGLIFYYNKIYTGVTFGLLLILLLMLQYVIKTEWLSRFYMAYVVALVPFYLVNGILTAIPVVIYNNSQNMGKRVGTIPVEDHFYLMALLLMNIGFFEYFKTRKKTDDRSA; encoded by the coding sequence GTGAGATACACTTACCTCATCATCAATATATTGACGGTATTTTTTCCGTTTGTGTTATCGTTTGATAAGAAGGTGTATTTTTATAAAAGCTGGAAATATATATGGCCGGGCATGGCTACAACCGGCCTTTTCTTTTTGTTTTGGGATGTACTATTTACCATGAAAGGCGTATGGTCATTCAATCCGCAGTATATTACCGGTGTTACAATGTGGGGTTTACCGTTTGAGGAAGTGCTTTTCTTTTTAACCGTGCCGTTTGCATGTATTTTTATCTATGCCTGTTTAAATTATTATATAAAATGGCAAATAGATATGCGGTTAACCGGTATCATTAGCAGCCTGGTGATTATGTTATCTGTTTTGGGGCTTATTTTTTATTATAATAAGATTTATACAGGAGTTACTTTCGGGCTTTTGCTGATCTTGCTACTGATGCTTCAGTATGTAATTAAAACAGAATGGCTTAGCCGGTTTTACATGGCATACGTAGTTGCGCTGGTCCCATTTTACCTTGTTAATGGAATTTTAACAGCCATCCCGGTGGTTATATACAACAATAGTCAAAATATGGGCAAAAGGGTAGGGACTATACCCGTAGAAGATCATTTTTACTTAATGGCGCTGTTACTTATGAATATCGGCTTTTTTGAGTACTTTAAAACAAGAAAAAAAACGGATGACCGATCTGCCTGA
- the mobC gene encoding conjugal transfer protein MobC translates to MQTGENEQALRKIMDFTRYLGILILILHFYFSCYGAFEQMHLTYPIVNRILVNIYKLPVFRNSLLTKSLAIVFLIASLIGSKGKKDQKVRLVNAITYIILGLLFYYLSGILFSLRLSILAIGIIYISVTSLGFLLFISGVSLLFRIININLTGDIFNKENETFPQEERLLENEYSVNLPAEYHLKNKKRQSWINVINPFRSLLVCGGPGAGKSYFVIRHVITQHIKKGFSMLIYDFKFPDLSIIAYNALLKHAGNYKKKPSIWFIDFDKIKHRCNPLEPGSMTDITDAMESSRTFMLGLNREWIKKQGDFFVESPINFVTALIWFLKKYQDGKYCTLPHAIELAQVDYKYLFALLKMEPEIEVLINPFISAWQNEAYDQLEGQVASAKISMARLVSPALYYVLSGNDFNLDLNNPEDPKIICMGNNPMKQQVYGAVLSLYISRTIKLVNQKNRLKCNLVFDEFPTIYFNNMDSLIATARSNKVATTLAVQDYSQLKKDYGREQAEVIMNIVGNIISGQVTGDTAKQLSERFGKIMQERQSVTINSQDTSISKSTQLDFAIPASKIATLSSGEFVGLVADNPDNKIDLKVFHSSIINDHDAIKTEENGYRSIPEIRKTDSDMLMANYLSIKNDIQNIVVQELTSKEPRA, encoded by the coding sequence ATGCAAACTGGTGAAAATGAACAAGCGCTCAGAAAGATCATGGACTTTACCAGATATTTAGGTATACTGATATTGATCCTTCATTTTTATTTTAGCTGTTATGGTGCATTTGAACAAATGCACTTGACATACCCGATTGTCAATCGAATATTAGTCAACATTTATAAGCTTCCTGTCTTTAGAAATTCACTGCTGACAAAATCGCTTGCTATCGTCTTTTTGATTGCCTCGCTGATTGGTAGTAAGGGAAAGAAAGATCAAAAGGTTCGTTTAGTCAATGCTATAACCTATATAATACTCGGATTATTGTTTTATTATTTAAGTGGAATTTTATTTAGCCTCCGTTTGTCGATTTTGGCAATTGGGATCATTTATATCAGCGTAACAAGCCTGGGGTTCCTTCTTTTCATTTCTGGGGTCAGCTTATTGTTCAGGATCATTAATATCAATTTAACGGGAGACATTTTTAATAAGGAAAACGAAACGTTTCCACAGGAGGAGCGCCTGCTGGAAAATGAATATTCAGTAAACCTGCCTGCTGAATATCACCTCAAAAATAAGAAAAGGCAGAGCTGGATAAACGTGATCAACCCGTTCAGATCACTGCTTGTTTGCGGGGGACCTGGAGCGGGCAAATCGTATTTTGTAATTCGGCATGTAATTACACAGCACATTAAAAAGGGTTTTAGCATGCTGATCTACGATTTTAAATTCCCTGATCTTTCAATCATTGCCTATAATGCCTTACTAAAGCATGCAGGAAATTATAAGAAAAAGCCCAGTATTTGGTTTATCGATTTTGATAAGATCAAACACCGCTGCAATCCATTGGAGCCGGGAAGCATGACAGACATCACAGATGCGATGGAATCATCCCGTACTTTTATGCTCGGGTTGAATCGCGAATGGATCAAAAAGCAAGGTGACTTCTTCGTAGAATCTCCGATCAATTTTGTCACTGCACTTATTTGGTTTTTGAAAAAGTATCAGGATGGTAAATATTGTACGCTGCCTCACGCGATTGAATTAGCTCAGGTAGATTATAAATACCTGTTTGCGTTGCTGAAAATGGAACCTGAAATTGAAGTGTTGATCAATCCATTTATATCTGCCTGGCAAAACGAGGCGTATGATCAGTTGGAGGGGCAGGTAGCCAGCGCAAAGATCAGCATGGCCCGCCTGGTTTCGCCGGCACTATATTACGTGTTGTCGGGAAATGATTTCAACCTGGATCTAAATAACCCGGAAGATCCAAAAATCATTTGCATGGGTAATAACCCAATGAAACAGCAAGTTTACGGTGCGGTATTATCTCTCTATATTTCAAGAACGATAAAGCTGGTGAATCAAAAAAACAGGCTGAAGTGCAACTTGGTTTTTGATGAGTTTCCTACCATATACTTTAACAATATGGATAGCCTTATCGCTACAGCACGTTCTAATAAGGTTGCTACCACGCTCGCCGTACAAGATTATAGCCAGCTCAAAAAGGACTATGGTCGCGAACAGGCGGAGGTGATCATGAATATTGTCGGCAATATTATATCAGGCCAGGTTACCGGTGATACCGCAAAACAATTGAGTGAACGGTTTGGAAAGATTATGCAGGAGCGTCAAAGTGTAACCATTAATAGTCAGGATACTTCAATTAGTAAATCAACACAACTGGATTTTGCCATACCTGCTTCAAAGATAGCTACGTTATCGTCGGGAGAATTTGTCGGGCTGGTTGCTGATAACCCTGATAACAAAATAGACTTGAAGGTTTTTCATAGTTCGATCATTAATGATCATGACGCCATTAAGACTGAGGAGAATGGGTATAGGAGCATACCGGAGATTAGAAAAACGGATAGTGATATGCTCATGGCCAATTACTTGAGTATAAAAAATGATATCCAAAACATCGTGGTTCAGGAACTTACTTCAAAAGAGCCGCGAGCCTAG
- a CDS encoding RNA polymerase sigma factor, whose product MTKIEFNTLVLRQATSLRSYALHFTHDADDANDLVQDTMLKAITYYNKFKEGTNLKGWLYTIMKNTFINNYRRFVKMSTFVTKSDEISSPNLVFSSTKNQGEAKFVMDDIKRALDRLPGDYYVPFTMYFEGHKYHEIADHLEIPIGTVKTRIHVARKLLKKNLKAYDNGIAKPVYAEN is encoded by the coding sequence ATGACAAAGATTGAGTTTAACACCCTTGTACTGCGCCAGGCAACTTCGTTAAGATCATATGCCTTACATTTTACGCACGACGCAGACGATGCTAACGACCTTGTTCAGGATACAATGTTGAAGGCCATAACTTATTACAATAAGTTTAAAGAAGGTACCAATTTAAAAGGATGGTTATACACCATCATGAAAAATACATTTATTAACAACTATCGCCGTTTTGTTAAAATGAGCACATTTGTTACCAAAAGCGATGAAATCTCTTCGCCAAACCTGGTATTCAGTTCAACAAAAAATCAAGGCGAAGCTAAATTTGTGATGGATGATATTAAAAGAGCTTTAGATAGGTTGCCAGGCGATTATTACGTGCCATTTACCATGTATTTTGAAGGACACAAATACCATGAGATTGCCGATCATTTAGAGATACCTATAGGTACTGTAAAAACCCGCATTCACGTGGCACGTAAGCTATTGAAGAAAAACCTGAAAGCATACGATAACGGCATTGCCAAACCCGTTTACGCCGAAAACTAA